Part of the Roseobacter litoralis Och 149 genome, GATGCAGGGCAAAGCGGTCAAGGCCAACAAACTGCGGATCGGGTTTTTCGCGCAGCATCAGGTCGAAGAGTTGCATGTCAAGGAAACACCGCTGCAACATATGATTTCAGCCCGTCCCGGCATTCTGCACTCGAAACTGCGTGCGCAGATGGCAGGGTTTGGCCTGGGCCCTGAGCAGGCGGAAACCGAAGTCGGTCGCCTGTCAGGTGGTCAAAAGGCGCGGCTCTCGCTGCTTTTGGCAACACTTGATGCACCGCATTTGCTGATCCTCGACGAACCAACGAACCACCTCGACATCGAAAGCCGCGAAGCGCTCGTGGAGGCGCTGACTGCTTATTCCGGCGCTGTTATTCTGGTCAGCCACGACATGCATTTGCTGTCGATGGTCGCGGATCGCCTCTGGCTGGTGTCAGACGGAACCGTGACGCCCTATGACGACGACCTCGACAGCTATCGCAAGATGCTGCTGACACCTACGAAACCCGTCAGCAAGACTTCAAAAAAACCAACCGCCGCCCCGGCGACCAAAGGATTGTCGCGCGACGAAATGCTGGCCCTGCGTGCCGACGCGCGCAAATCCGAAGCCCGCGTTGAAAAGCTGAATGATATGCGCGACAAGCTCGCCAAGAAACTCGCCGACCCCGATCTTTATGAGGACGCAAAGCGCGGTGAACTGGCAGTCTGGAACAAGAAATACGCTGAGGTGATGGACGCGTTGGAACGCGCCGAAGGCATGTGGATGGCCGCCCTCGAAAAATTGGAAAAATCAGGTGCTGCCTAAAGTTGCAGCCCTTTGAAATGGCCCGTCGGTCTGTCGCGGCTCACCACAAAATGGCACAGTTCGGCTCCAAGCGCGCAGCATGAGACCTCTTTGCAATAATAGGGGCGACCAAGGACCAAGCTGAACAGTTCGGCAAATACTGCGGCGTGCCAGATGCACCGATGTGGTGGCTGTGTGACCTTGTCCGCAAGTGGGTTTTCACGCAGCATAAAGTGGATTTCTCCATTCTCGCGTCTGGTATCCAGCGCGCCTGAACCGCAAAATGTCCATGCATGGTCTGAGATGGCTTTGGTCAGCATTCTTTCCGCCCAAACGCGTGGCAGGATACGCAGCATAACCCGAGCGGCCTTGGGGATACGGTTTGCCGCAATGTAGCGCGCGGTGCCGACCCCGGCTCGGTCTGACAGTGTTCCGGCCTGCTCGGGGAAGAGGCGCCACATCGTATGATGCACGAGCCCAACATCCTCTTGCGGCACCATTTCTTTACCCGATGGCATCGCCACACGGGTTATCTTCAGTATCTGCGCCAACGCGCCCTGCCCCAACATACGATCAAGCGGCTCTTCCAATTGCAAAATCGCATTAGGCCCGATGCGCGGCGACTTTCTCAGTGGCTCGTTAACAGACATGTCAGCCATGGATATCCTCCGGTTTGCGAAGCGACAGATGGCCAAACCAAACGTGCCCCAATCCCGCAAGCGGTGCACGTCGGTCTGTCACCTGATGCATGGGCAGCATTTTACACCGTCCCGGCACAGCCTGAATGACATGGATCAAGTCGGTGTCATTGATCCCCGAATTTCGGTTTCGCGTCACATGTTCCTTTGCTTTCACGGCGCGACTCCCGTAGGGATCGCGACGGTTACGGTTTTGGGGCGCTCGCATGATTGTTGATACAGCTTTTCTGATTACCGCTTTTGTCACCATGTTCGTGGTCATTGATCCGATTGGTCTGGCCCCACTTTTCGTTGCGCTGACACATGGCATGTCGGATCAGGCGAGGCGCAGGATCGCGCTGCGGGCTACAATTATCGCTGTCGTCATTTTGCTGGCTTTCGCAGCCTTTGGCGAAGCCCTGTTGAATTTTATCGGCATTTCCATGCCTGCCTTCCGTGTTGCAGGGGGTGTGCTCTTGTTCCTCACCGCGCTGGACATGTTGTTTGAGCGGCGCACAAAGCGGCGCGAGGATCGCTCCGAAGAAGACGACAGCGACGACCCTTCCGTTTTCCCACTGGCAATTCCTCTGATCGCAGGGCCGGGTTCCATCGCGTCGGTGATCCTGTTGATGGGTCAGCGCCCGGGGCTGGAAGGCGCGGTGATGGTCCTTGGCGCAACCGGTCTCGTGATGCTGATCGTGCTGGCGTTTTTCATGATCAGCGGCCCGATTGGGCGGGCACTGGGTAAAACGGGTATCACGGTAGTCACGCGTCTGCTGGGCATGCTGCTCGCGGCCCTGTCCGTTCAATTCGTGCTGGAAGGTCTCGCGGCATTCGGCTTTGGCCCCGGACCGGGCTGACAATTTCCAACCAAGGCTTATATACAGATCTAACGCAATGGGAGAATGTTAGTGGACAGCTTCGATACCGGGCAGCTTATTTATCTGATCCTACTGGGCCTCATGGTCAGCGGGTGGTTTTTCATGCAAGGTCGCGGGTCGTGGAACAAGACACTGCAGCAGGCCGCCGCCTGGGCGTTCATTTTCGGCGGTGCGATTGT contains:
- the bchJ gene encoding bacteriochlorophyll 4-vinyl reductase, with protein sequence MADMSVNEPLRKSPRIGPNAILQLEEPLDRMLGQGALAQILKITRVAMPSGKEMVPQEDVGLVHHTMWRLFPEQAGTLSDRAGVGTARYIAANRIPKAARVMLRILPRVWAERMLTKAISDHAWTFCGSGALDTRRENGEIHFMLRENPLADKVTQPPHRCIWHAAVFAELFSLVLGRPYYCKEVSCCALGAELCHFVVSRDRPTGHFKGLQL
- a CDS encoding MarC family protein, encoding MIVDTAFLITAFVTMFVVIDPIGLAPLFVALTHGMSDQARRRIALRATIIAVVILLAFAAFGEALLNFIGISMPAFRVAGGVLLFLTALDMLFERRTKRREDRSEEDDSDDPSVFPLAIPLIAGPGSIASVILLMGQRPGLEGAVMVLGATGLVMLIVLAFFMISGPIGRALGKTGITVVTRLLGMLLAALSVQFVLEGLAAFGFGPGPG